The following are encoded together in the Plasmodium brasilianum strain Bolivian I chromosome 10, whole genome shotgun sequence genome:
- a CDS encoding 26S proteasome regulatory subunit RPN9: protein MTTAVEEINSLLNENEDTLVSELQGKYDFINFNEIKNYKEKKFHHELTLEIQKFVNNKNVHVKDKFRLFFTYLSPLISKLKKTIYAELLYMVTVQMDTTWTINYIKETEKNLENDKDAIIIYRCILILKYIDVGDFKNCEDEIENTKNMLQGVIGLNVVAHKFYNFALMNYYKILNKSDLYVKYALLYLAYTPLNNLDETEILDIGIYICMHSIISEDVYNIGEIIQLPLINVCIKNNEQTNWLYQLIYIYNEGNIDSFNQLVHKYEANIKNSLLKEYEKSMFKKIRLLALMDLAFKKKKQRSDISFVEIAEHCKIDIKEVEKMLITAKSKNILTCIIDEIEQSVKITWVKPRVLNDEKIFFMKESIDKWISHSKSLLTYIEDLSVELLIS, encoded by the coding sequence ATGACAACGGCGGTCGAGGAAATTAATAGTTTGTTGAATGAAAACGAGGATACACTAGTTAGTGAGTTACAAGGAAAGTATGactttataaattttaacgaaataaagaattacaaagagaaaaaatttcATCATGAATTAACATTAGAAATACAgaaatttgttaataataaaaatgtacatgttAAGGATAaatttcgtttattttttacatatttatctCCACTAATAAGTAAGTTGAAGAAGACTATATATGCAGAGTTGTTATACATGGTAACGGTTCAAATGGATACGACTTGGACAATAAACTATATAaaagaaacagaaaaaaatttagaaaatgaTAAGGATgctattataatatataggtGTATATTAATACTGAAATATATAGATGTAGGGGACTTTAAAAATTGTGAAgatgaaatagaaaatacaaaaaatatgttacaaGGGGTTATAGGACTAAATGTAGTAGcacataaattttataattttgctttaatgaattattataaaattttaaataaatcagATCTGTATGTTAAGTATgcacttttatatttagcaTATACACCATTAAACAATTTAGATGAAACGGAAATATTAgatataggtatatatatatgcatgcattCAATAATTAGTGAGGATGTATACAATATAGGGGAAATTATACAATTACCACTTATAAATGTgtgcataaaaaataatgaacaaaCGAATTGGCTCTATCAgctaatatacatatataatgaagGTAATATTGATTCCTTTAATCAACtagtacataaatatgaagcaaatataaaaaattcattattgaaagaatatgaaaaaagtatgttcaaaaaaattagacTTCTAGCATTAATGGATCTggcttttaaaaaaaagaaacaaagaTCAGATATATCCTTTGTAGAGATTGCTGAACATTGTAAAATTGATATAAAAGAAGTTGAGAAAATGTTAATTACAgctaaaagtaaaaatatattaacatgtaTAATTGATGAAATTGAACAATCTGTTAAAATAACGTGGGTAAAACCTAGAGTTcttaatgatgaaaaaattttttttatgaaagaGAGCATAGATAAGTGGATTAGTCATTCTAAGAGCCTCCTTACCTATATAGAGGACCTATCTGTAGAGTTGCTCATATCGTAG
- a CDS encoding tRNA N6-adenosine threonylcarbamoyltransferase — MAIEKEKGVQQKRCKQYVLGIEGSANKLGVSIINEENKILVNMRRTYISEIGCGFIPREINAHHKYYIIDMIKNCLNKLSINIRDISLICYTRGPGIGSALYIAYNICKIFSLLFNIPVIGVNHCIAHIEMGIYITKLYHPIILYVSGGNTQIIYYNNHKKRYEIIGETLDIAIGNVIDRSARILKISNSPSPGYNVELLARQKYLLNIKKKQTINNNAKEINGYHTKHNDHSHDEFASHSGKENTGDSKWDDDISILTDVQHVQNNQSNYFAKYITNKKAHKKERGGMKNRAGGTDKLNQNVKKKAKSENNALGGEDTQTSDEHQSEDMKNVTELHECKESDKRGNIEKGRGANDLSEDAHKCLHYNSSLHSGMKGNSYYEDNIIYKSKNKKNYGGNDDGDTYVTDDCSIETDSDFYEKDLKEAEKEVINLTDEEKRKIQICYSLQHHIFSMLIEITERAISFTNSKEVIIVGGVGCNLFLQNMMKKMAKQKNIKIGFMDHSYCVDNGAMIAYTGYLEYLHAKDKTVYNFENISIHQRYRTDDVLVTWR; from the exons ATGGCGatagagaaagaaaaaggagtACAGCAGAAGAGATGCAAACAGTATGTGTTAGGAATAGAAGGAAGTGCCAATAAATTAGGTGTAAGcataataaatgaagaaaacaaaattttagtaaatatgagaagaacatatatatctgAGATAGGATGTGGATTTATACCTAGAGAAATTAATGCACATCACAAATACTATATAATagatatgataaaaaattgtttaaataaattaagtataaatataagggatatatcattaatatgTTATACAAGAGGACCAGGTATAGGATCAGCACTATATATAGCTtacaatatatgtaaaattttttccctactttttaatataccaGTAATAGGGGTAAATCATTGTATTGCTCATATTGAaatgggtatatatataacgaaGCTATACCATCCTATTATTCTTTATGTAAGTGGTGGGAatacacaaataatatattataataatcataaaaaaagatatgaaaTTATTGGTGAGACTTTAGATATTGCCATAGGAAATGTTATTGACAGGTCAGCTAGAATTCTTAAAATATCCAACTCACCTTCACCTGGTTATAATGTTGAACTTTTAGCTagacaaaaatatttacttaacattaagaaaaagcaaacgattaataataatgcaaaaGAGATAAACGGGTATCATACAAAACATAATGACCATAGTCATGATGAATTTGCTTCTCATTCAGGTAAGGAAAACACGGGAGATAGCAAATGGGACGATGACATAAGCATTCTTACGGATGTTCAACATGTGCAAAATAATCAGTCGAAT TACTTTGCAAAATATATCACTAATAAAAAGGCCCACAAAAAGGAAAGAGGCGGGATGAAAAATAGAGCAGGGGGAACAGATAAATTAAACCAAAATGTTAAGAAGAAGGCCAAAAGCGAGAATAATGCATTAGGTGGAGAAGACACACAAACCAGCGATGAGCATCAATCGGAGgatatgaaaaatgtaacTGAATTACACGAATGTAAAGAATCTGATAAACGAGGAAATATAGAAAAGGGTAGAGGAGCGAATGACCTCTCAGAGGATGCCCATAAATGCTTGCATTATAATTCAAGCCTCCATTCTGGAATGAAAGGAAACTCGTATTATGAAgataacattatatataaaagcaaaaataaaaaaaattatggagGTAACGATGATGGTGATACGTACGTAACGGATGACTGTTCTATAGAGACTGATAGCGATTTCTACGAAAAAGATTTAAAAGAAGCGGAAAAAGaagtaataaatttaactgatgaggaaaaaagaaaaattcaaatatgCTACAGTTTACAACATCATATATTTAGCATGCTCATTGAAATTACTGAACGAGCTATTTCGTTCACCAATAGTAAAGAGGTTATAATTGTCGGAGGAGTTGGATGTAATTTGTTTCTCCaaaatatgatgaaaaaaatggcaaaacagaaaaatattaaaattggaTTTATGGATCATAGCTATTGTGTTGACAATGGGGCTATGATTGCATATACGGGTTATCTAGAATATTTACACGCGAAAGATAAAACTGTCtacaattttgaaaatataagtatTCATCAAAGGTATAGAACGGACGACGTTTTAGTAACGTGGAGATAG
- a CDS encoding RNA methyltransferase → MRASAGIPIKGLSSLHINSFRGNIISKEEAISMMQNQQRIANYWRYKTHFAFLSSRVVLDNEMDIADCEGVEANTVAVNAGNDKIKMYVVIYNIGKKKNVGSIIRSCVAFNVNKIFLVGRRKNEINFFGNMGTYKYIRIEHFNSMTELKNYLNDNNILLYGCEITSDSVSVTTKPFLKKDTAFIFGNEGTGIEDSILNLCDKIIYIPQYGNGTASLNVSVSCSIILHNFAVWANYKELKVKDKKFIFEKCKSKLDRYLHPSDHLLKEINDKRSTRAEKKKKNNNNNTNNFYLNDFTGLSTLL, encoded by the exons ATGAGAGCCTCTGCCGGTATTCCTATAAAGGGACTCTCATCACTGCACATAAATTCCTTTCGAGGAAACATCATCTCTAAAGAAGAGGCCATAA GCATGATGCAAAATCAACAAAGGATAGCTAATTA TTGGAGATATAAAACccattttgcatttttaagCAGCAGAGTAGTACTTGACAACGAAATGGACATAGCTGACTGTGAAGGTGTTGAAGCAAATACCGTTGCAGTAAATGCGGGAaatgacaaaataaaaatgtacgtggttatttacaatataggtaaaaagaaaaatgttgGAAGCATTATAAGAAGCTGTGTTGCttttaatgttaataaaatatttttggttggtcgaagaaaaaatgaaattaatttttttggaaaCATGGGgacgtacaaatatataagaattgaacattttaatagtatgacagaattaaaaaattatttaaatgataataatatattattatatggtTGTGAAATAACATCTGACTCTGTTTCAGTTACTACCAAACCGTTTCTTAAAAAAGATACAGCGTTTATATTTGGAAATGAAGGCACAGGCATTGAAGACAGTATTTTGAATTTATGcgataaaattatatatattcctcaGTATGGAAATGGAACAGCTTCTTTGAACGTATCCGTTTCATGttcaataattttacataattttgcTGTTTGGGCAAATTACAAAGAATTGAAagtaaaagataaaaaatttatttttgaaaaatgtaaaagtaaACTAGATAGGTATTTACATCCTTCAGACCATTTactaaaagaaataaatgataaaagaaGCACCCGAGCtgagaagaaaaagaaaaacaacaacaacaatacaaataatttttatttgaatgaCTTTACCGGACTGAGCACTTTATTGTGA